In one Deltaproteobacteria bacterium genomic region, the following are encoded:
- the kdpF gene encoding K(+)-transporting ATPase subunit F — MGDIIGLIIGLILIVYLFITVLRPEKF, encoded by the coding sequence ATGGGGGATATTATCGGATTGATTATCGGGTTGATCCTGATCGTTTATCTCTTTATAACCGTTCTGCGGCCTGAAAAGTTTTGA